CGATGCGCTGCTGCGGTACTACACGCCGCTTTGCGAGCGTCGCTACTATGAAGACTTCCCTCGCCGGCTGCAAGACTTGGAACACGTGGTTAGCCTCAGTGCACGCTTTCAAAGCCGAGCGGCATTTCTGGAGGCAATGGTCCTAGAGCCGCTGGAGCTTACCGCGCTTGAGGTAGATCCCGTGCTCGAAGACGAGCCCCCGTTGGTGCTGTCTACCATTCATTCGGCCAAAGGCCTGGAATTTCACACCGTGTTTATCATTCATGCGCTCGAGGGTGTGTTGCCCTCGGCTTACGCCCTCAGCGATCCGGAAGCCCTCGATGAAGAGCTCCGGTTGTTGTACGTAGCTATTACGCGCGCCCGTGAGCACCTGTTTATCTCGTATCCCGTCGTGCGCTATCAGGCTAGCATGGGAACGTACCTGGCCCATCCAAGCCGTTTTATACGAGAGCTTCCTGAATCGATCCTAGAGCCCTGGATGCTGGTAGAAGAACCTGGGCCACCTGGGCTTCCGGCCCCCTCCAATGTAGCCAACGGCCATCCATGACCGAAGTATATCGCACAACCGTGCCTACCGATGCTGTACTAAGCATTGAAGAAGTCGGGCTGGATCAACTGGAATTGATCCGCGAGCTTAACCTGCGCATTTTCGAGGAAGAGCGCGTTATCAACACCTTTGATCGCGAAGATTTATTGATTTTGCTGGCGCGCGTTAATGGCGTGCCGGCAGGGTTCAAGATCGGCTATCGTGAAAACGGCCGCACGTTTTACAGTGCCAAAGGCGGCGTGTTGCCAGAATACCGTCGCCAGGGTATTGCCCGTCAGCTGCTTTATGTGATGATGGACTGGGCACGCCAGAAAGGCTATAAGCGGTTTGCTTACGATACGTTTCCCAACCGGCATCCTGGCATGACCGTCCTGGGGCTTATCGAAGGCTTTCGCGTAACACGGGCCGATTATAACACCTACTATCGCGACTACCGGCTGCGACTGGAAAAAGACCTGTAACCTCCTATGGCAAACGAACCCTGGCTGGAGGCTGACCAAACTGAAGGCGCACAAGCACGCCGCGCAGATCTCCTCAAAGGGTTACGCCAAGTGCAGTACTGGATCGATGAAGCGCTCGCCCAGGTGCCCGACGAAACTGCGCTCTGGTGGGAACCCGCAGCAGGTGTTCCTTCAATTGGAGCGCGCCTGCAGCATATTCTGGGTGCCAGTCGGCGACTGGCCGCCTATGCCTTAGCTGCCGATCCCGATCCCGAAAGCCTGGCCGCAGCCGCCCGATCGGATTGGACCCCTCAGATGCTGCCCAAAGCGAGCTTGGCGCAGGAAGTTCGCGACTTTTTTGCTGAATTGATCCACCGTCTTGAAGCACTGCCCGAGGAGGCAATGGACGAGCTGCGCCCGCTTGGCCGAAAACGACTGCCCGTACGGCGCTGGACGATCTTGCATCACCTTGTCGAGCATGCGGCCTATCATAGCGGCCAGCTTATCTTGCTCGTGCGCCTCTACACGCACCACGTTGGCTAAAAAAGGCCTTCTTGCTTGCAACTCTGCGGCTTAAAGTGCCGTAGGCTAGGCATCAAAGAACAGGCTTAGGGCCAAGCATGTCGCTACTGCTGTTCGAAATCGGAGAAGGATTTCGGAGCGCTCTGCATGCGATCATGGCGCACAAGCTGCGCGCCGTTTTGACTACGCTAGGCATCATTATCGGCATTGTGGCCGTAACGCTAATGGTGACCGTGATCAATGGTGTCGAGCGTGGACTGAATGCAACGCTTTCGGTTCTAGGTGCCGATGTGCTTTATGTTGAGAAATTCCCCTGGGCCTTTAACCCTTCGCGCTGGTGGGAGTACATCAACCGTCCTGAGCTGAAACCTGAGCTGGCGGCCCTCATTGCGCAACGTGCACGCTACGTCAGTGCTGCAGCTCCGGTTTATTGGCATCAAGGCTATGCACGCTATGAACGCGTGACCGTATCGCAACTCTCAATTGTAGGCACGACGGCCGATTACGTGCGCGTGCACACCTTTGATGTGGCGCTAGGCCGCTTTTTTACCGAAGTAGAAGACCGCAGCGGCCGTCCCGTATGCGTGCTAGGAGCTGAAGTGGCCGCGCGTTTGTTTCCTGTAGCCCAGCCTTTGGGAAAGTTTATCCGCTTAAACAACCACCGCTGTCAAGTCATTGGCGTGATGGATCGCCAGGGTACCGGACCGGACAGTCCTGCGGGGCTTGATTTGCAGGTACTGATTCCGCTGAGCACGTTTAGTCGTTTCTTTGGCCTGCAGGGCCGAAGGGTTTCTATCCAGGTTAAAGCAGTGCACCCCGATCTTTTAGCATTGGCCCAAGATGAGGTGACAGGCATTTTGCGGGTGGCACGTAAGTTGGACGCTTTGGAGAAAAATAACTTTGAAATCAACACCCTGCAGGCTTTTCAAAGGCAGATGGCACCGGTCAAGGGAGCTATCTATGGGGTGGGTATTTTTCTAACGGCCCTTTCGCTGTTTGTAGGTGGCATTGGGGTGATGAACATCATGTTTGTTTCGGTTAAAGAGCGCACCCGGGAAATTGGCATCCGAAAAGCTGTTGGTGCTACGCCGCGGGCAGTTCTGACGCAGTTTCTGATGGAAGCCGTGATGGTTTGTTTGGTAGGCGGGGTGATTGGGGTGCTGCTGTCTATAGGACTGACGGCGATCGTGGATTTAATGCTGCCTACGTATTTACCAGCCACTACGGTGATGTTGGCGTTTCTAATTTGCATTTTGACTGGTGTAACGTTTGGGTTGGCGCCGGCCTGGACGGCTGCACGTGCCCAGCCCATTGAAGCACTCCGCTACGAATGACGGCTGCCTATGGAATGGCGTGAAGCTTTTCGTATGGCCTGGATGGCGCTTCAGGCAAACAAGCTGCGCTCGAGCCTGACGCTGCTAGGAATGGTAGTAGGCATTTTTGCCATCATTAGCTCGGTAACAGCGGTGCAAGTCATCGACGTGTACTTTCGCGAGTCGATGACGTTTTTGGGGGTTTCTACCTTCACGATTACCCGCTATCCGGCTATAGAAATTAACGGCGGCCAACAGGAGTACCGGCGCCCTATTACGTATGCCCAGGTGGAACAGCTCCGGCGTACCCTGACGCTGCCTGTGTACCTTAGCGTGCTGGAAGGGTTTGCGATGGGATCACTGCAATATGAGTCCCAGAAGACCGAGCCTGGGGTGATCCTGATTGGGACCGACGAGCACTTTTTGGAGAACTATGGCTATGAACTGGACATAGGTCGCTTTTTTACTGCCCAGGAAGTGCACTATGGGCGCATGGTTACGGTTTTAGGTTCGGTAGTCGCCGAAGAGTTGTTTCCCAACATATCCCCTGTAGGGAAGGTGGTGCGTTTTCAAGGGCAGCCTTACGAAGTGATTGGCGTGCTCAAGGAAAAAGGGAGTTTCCTGGGCTTTAGCCAAGATCGCCGCATCTTTATCCCCATTACGACGGCTTTTGCACAGTATGGCCGGCCGGATCGTGACCTGGGATCGGTAAGCGTGCGTGTGGCCCGGCCCGAGCTCCTGGGTGCAGCGATGGAAGAAACCATCAGCCGGCTCCGGATCATTCGGAAAGTGCCTCCGCATAAGCCAAACGACTTTGAAGTTAGCACGAACGACTCCATGCGGGGGGTTTTTGATCGGTTTACGCGTTTGCTGTCGATGGCAGGTGCTGGTATTGGTTTCATTGCGCTACTGACGGCGGGTATTGGCATTATGAATATCATGCTGGTATCGGTCGCAGAGCGCACCCGAGAGATTGGCATTCGGAAAGCTGTTGGGGCCCGGCGGCGAGATATTCTGGGGCAGTTCTTGCTTGAAGCATTTTTCTTGTGCCAGTTAGGTGGGCTTGTAGGTATTTTGCTGGGCGTTTTGACAGGTAACCTGGTTGCCCTGCGGTTCGATATTTCGGCGGTGTTTCCGTGGGAGTGGGCACTGATGGGTGTTTTGCTGGTAACGCTCGTTGCGGTCGTGTTTGGCAGCTATCCGGCCTATAGGGCGGCCCGGTTACATCCCATAGAAGCTTTGCGTTACGAATAAGTCTATGGAAGAGACGCTTACACCTGCCGAACGCGCCAAGCGTATAGCTGGCCAGCATGTGGCGGCTATGGTGGAAAACGGCATGCGGCTAGGGCTGGGTACAGGATCAACGGCTGCTTGGGCCATTCGTGCACTTGGGCACCGGGTACGCGAAGAAGGACTGCACGTGGTGGGCGTGCCCACCTCGTATGCTGCCGAACGTTTGGCCCGGGCCGAAGGCATTCCGCTGGTCACGCTCGATGATGTTGACGTGTTAGATCTGGCCTTCGACGGTGCCGACGAGGTAAGCCCCACGCTGGATGTAATTAAGGGCCGAGGGGCTGCACATACCAGGGAAAAAGTCGTAGCGGCTCAGGCACGCCGCTTTGTCATTTTGGTCGATGAATCCAAGCTGGTTGAACGCTTGGGCACGCGCTGGCCGGTTCCTGTTGAAGTGCTTCCTATGGCCGCTACCCCTGTTATGCGAACCTTAGAGCGGCTGGGAGCCGTGCCCGTCTTGCGTATGGGCCAAGGCAAAGACGGTCCTGTAGTGACCGATCAGGGTTTTTGGATCATTGATGCCCGATTCCCCAACGGCATTGACGATCCACAGGCCTTGGCGATCAAGCTTTCTACGTTACCTGGTGTGCTAGACCACGGCCTATTTTTAGATATGGTTACCGACGTTTTGGTAGGTCAGGCTGATGGTCATGTTCGTCATCTGAAAAAATCCGCGGGAGCACGCCAATAAAAAAGCCCTCTAAAAAAGAGGGCTTTTTTGATCATTCAGCCGATCAAACACTTACTGCAGGCGGAAGATCACAGGCAGCGACATACGCACCCGAACAGGCCGTCCGCGCTGCTTGCCTGGCTTGAACTTAAGCTGACCAATGCACCGAAGGGCTTCTTCATCTAACCCAGCGCCTACACCACGCAGCACCTGTGCATCGGAAACGTTGCCTTGCTCATTGACGATAAACTGGACAATGACCCGACCTTCTACGCCCGCCTTTCGGGCAATCTCCGGATACTTAATGCAATTGTAGATGGCCTGCTGGCCGCCAATCAACTCGGGCATTTCCTCGACCACTACGAAAACCTCGGGCTCCGGCTCTTCCTCTTGTTTTTGAGGAGGGGGCGGGGGTGGCGGGGGTACGCTAGCCACTGCCTCTCCGATATCTAAGGCTGCGTCCAGATTCAGCTCTGCCTCTTCCAATGTCGTTTCATCCGGCACTTCGACAGGCACTGGGGGGCGCGGCGGAGGTGGAGGAGCGACTTCCTGGCGGGTCTGGACAATTTCCTCCATTTGCACCACTTCCTGCTCTTCAACTACAAACTGCACGCCTTGCTCTGGGCGCCAGTCGATGCGAAACGCCACAATGAGCAGGATCAACGTGAGGATCAGGCCGATCTCAATATACAAGGGATACCGCTTCCGCAGATCGGCCTCTTCTGTTTTGCGAATAAATCCCATGGCACCAATTCGGTTAAGAATTTGGAAAGCAAAGATACATTAAGCCTATCACGTATGCGATGTGAAAAATCTGTAAGGCATATGCCTAGTACGGTCCAGGGTTCCACACTTAGCTTTTCTCTGGGAAAAAAGTAAACCCTCGATCAAAAGCTACGCCTGCTAGCAGTCCCAGCAGATCAGCCCCTAGGTCCCACCCTTCGGCGGAGCGGCCTATGGGAAGCACGCCCTGGCCAATTTCTGTTAGCGCAGCTAGTAAAACTCCGGCAATCAGTACCTGCCTGAGGTGGTGCGGTTTTGTCAAAAGCCAGAATCCCGAAAAACC
This Rhodothermus bifroesti DNA region includes the following protein-coding sequences:
- a CDS encoding GNAT family N-acetyltransferase encodes the protein MTEVYRTTVPTDAVLSIEEVGLDQLELIRELNLRIFEEERVINTFDREDLLILLARVNGVPAGFKIGYRENGRTFYSAKGGVLPEYRRQGIARQLLYVMMDWARQKGYKRFAYDTFPNRHPGMTVLGLIEGFRVTRADYNTYYRDYRLRLEKDL
- a CDS encoding DinB family protein translates to MANEPWLEADQTEGAQARRADLLKGLRQVQYWIDEALAQVPDETALWWEPAAGVPSIGARLQHILGASRRLAAYALAADPDPESLAAAARSDWTPQMLPKASLAQEVRDFFAELIHRLEALPEEAMDELRPLGRKRLPVRRWTILHHLVEHAAYHSGQLILLVRLYTHHVG
- a CDS encoding ABC transporter permease, with the protein product MSLLLFEIGEGFRSALHAIMAHKLRAVLTTLGIIIGIVAVTLMVTVINGVERGLNATLSVLGADVLYVEKFPWAFNPSRWWEYINRPELKPELAALIAQRARYVSAAAPVYWHQGYARYERVTVSQLSIVGTTADYVRVHTFDVALGRFFTEVEDRSGRPVCVLGAEVAARLFPVAQPLGKFIRLNNHRCQVIGVMDRQGTGPDSPAGLDLQVLIPLSTFSRFFGLQGRRVSIQVKAVHPDLLALAQDEVTGILRVARKLDALEKNNFEINTLQAFQRQMAPVKGAIYGVGIFLTALSLFVGGIGVMNIMFVSVKERTREIGIRKAVGATPRAVLTQFLMEAVMVCLVGGVIGVLLSIGLTAIVDLMLPTYLPATTVMLAFLICILTGVTFGLAPAWTAARAQPIEALRYE
- a CDS encoding ABC transporter permease, translating into MEWREAFRMAWMALQANKLRSSLTLLGMVVGIFAIISSVTAVQVIDVYFRESMTFLGVSTFTITRYPAIEINGGQQEYRRPITYAQVEQLRRTLTLPVYLSVLEGFAMGSLQYESQKTEPGVILIGTDEHFLENYGYELDIGRFFTAQEVHYGRMVTVLGSVVAEELFPNISPVGKVVRFQGQPYEVIGVLKEKGSFLGFSQDRRIFIPITTAFAQYGRPDRDLGSVSVRVARPELLGAAMEETISRLRIIRKVPPHKPNDFEVSTNDSMRGVFDRFTRLLSMAGAGIGFIALLTAGIGIMNIMLVSVAERTREIGIRKAVGARRRDILGQFLLEAFFLCQLGGLVGILLGVLTGNLVALRFDISAVFPWEWALMGVLLVTLVAVVFGSYPAYRAARLHPIEALRYE
- the rpiA gene encoding ribose 5-phosphate isomerase A produces the protein MEETLTPAERAKRIAGQHVAAMVENGMRLGLGTGSTAAWAIRALGHRVREEGLHVVGVPTSYAAERLARAEGIPLVTLDDVDVLDLAFDGADEVSPTLDVIKGRGAAHTREKVVAAQARRFVILVDESKLVERLGTRWPVPVEVLPMAATPVMRTLERLGAVPVLRMGQGKDGPVVTDQGFWIIDARFPNGIDDPQALAIKLSTLPGVLDHGLFLDMVTDVLVGQADGHVRHLKKSAGARQ
- a CDS encoding energy transducer TonB, which codes for MGFIRKTEEADLRKRYPLYIEIGLILTLILLIVAFRIDWRPEQGVQFVVEEQEVVQMEEIVQTRQEVAPPPPPRPPVPVEVPDETTLEEAELNLDAALDIGEAVASVPPPPPPPPQKQEEEPEPEVFVVVEEMPELIGGQQAIYNCIKYPEIARKAGVEGRVIVQFIVNEQGNVSDAQVLRGVGAGLDEEALRCIGQLKFKPGKQRGRPVRVRMSLPVIFRLQ
- a CDS encoding VanZ family protein; translated protein: MLRLLPWIWTATLLVACFLPGKLVEPAVTLWLDKIAHFVLFAGFSGFWLLTKPHHLRQVLIAGVLLAALTEIGQGVLPIGRSAEGWDLGADLLGLLAGVAFDRGFTFFPEKS